The Bacteroidia bacterium nucleotide sequence GTCTATACTTCGGGCGTCAAAAGGAAAAGACTTGTTTTTGATGTATAGCTCTTCTTTTGCACCTTGGTACAATCCGCAGTCTAAAAGTATTCTAAAGCCATCTGAAAGTTCAATAAGATGCATGCTGCCCGTGATTTCGCGAGCAGCGCCCCAAAAAGTAATTTTCATAATCTACACGCAATAAAAGTAAAAGTGTTTCTATAACTACTTGAAAAACTTAGTTGTGCAAAAATACACAAAGGTTTGTGTAGTGCAAAAAAAATTGTACCAAGCTCATACAAAAGTATGTTTAGCAGTTATGATAAAGAAAATTAATAGCTTGTTGGTCAAGTTACTATCTTGATAGAAGAAAAATAGCGTGAGGCATGCGGAGGGCGTGCGTTAGCACGGTGCGGAGCGCAGCGAAGCACCGAAGCGATAGCGTAGCCCGTAGCACGCCGACCTTGTGGGCATGAGCGCAAGCGAAATGCCCACAAGGGCACGCCCAAAAAAACAAAAACTTAATTAAATTTTGCAGTATTGAATAAGCCTTTCAAAACCGAGTCAATAGTCCGAAATGGAGTTTAAGCTGTCTAAAATTGAGTGAAGTAGTAGGCATTTTGGTATCCTTACCTAACGCCATAGCTAACGAGAGAAGCCCTGCTTTTTCAATCCACAGCTGCATCCCTAAACCAAATCCTATGGGATTGTTCCATTTATTTTTTTCTTCAATCGCTTGATAGGTTTGATACTTAATTTGACTGTTAAAAATTATTTCTCTTGTGCGCAAAGTCGCCACTTGATAACGTTCTTGCAGCCAAGCATAGTCTAAAAATATGCTCACAAAAGAAAGACTTTCTAAAAAATAACGATATTCTACCGTAGCGATAGCATAATTCGTAGCAAAGTAACTCAATTCATTGAATCCTCTGATAGTTCGTAAGCCGCCCAATCGGTGCAGGTCGTTAAATGTTAGATAAGGATTGATTAAAATAGCTGTGTTTAGCCCCAATACGCCTACTTGTCTTTTGTTGAGGTACTTATACTGCCAACACTTAGCTTGCATTGTATAAACTAAACTTCGTTTGTTGATTTTGTCAAAAATTTCTTTATCTATACCTTGTGTTTGGCGTATATTTTTGTAGCCTGCGTATATTTCTATAGACATATCTGTACCTCTTTGGGGCGCATATAGGTCATTTAGAGAAAAGTACTTTATACCAACGTTATACAAAGTTTGGGAAAAGTTGAATAGTAGGTTTTGAGTTTTAGGTAAAATGGGTGCTGCAAGTGTATCTCGCTTGAAGTTATTCTTTAAGGTACTATAACTATGCCGATTATGAACGCCCCCTTGTAAGCTCCAAAACGCAGAAAGGCGATAGCTTGTTTTAGCTTGTATATCTCTGCGCAAAAAAGTGCTATCTTGCTTCTGAATACTCAAATAGGTTTGAATATCAAAAGGTGTGTAAAAAAGATAAGGCTGCTTAAAACTAACCTCTAAATTTTGCGAAGTAGAAGCTAGCTTGTCCCATTGGATATAAAGGATTTTTCCCCCCCAATTAGGATTGACCATATTCAATTTAAGATTACCTGTAATTTGAGTTTTACCTTGCTGGGCGTTAGCAGGAGCAATACCTAATATGCCATCAATATAGCTGGCTTTTTTTACCTGCGTTTCTAACTTCAAATGTACCGTATTTTGAGCAGTAAAACGAATCTCTTTAATTTTAGATTGCTCAAAATAAGGGCTGTTATTCAATAGTTGTACGCTGTTGTCTATTTTTTTTTGATTAAAAACATCTTTGGAATGGATATCTATAATTTTTTGTGCTAAACGAGATGCATTGTTTGAAACTCCTATGCATAAAACTGTATCAAAAACATGCTTGCTACCTTTTTCAATCTCAACTATGGGTTGGTACACGTAAGCTTCTTTGGATGAGAGGAGTTGATATTCAACTTTACATTTTGCAAAGGGATAGCCTTTTTGTGTATGCAAAGCAATTAGTTTTTCTAAATTTGCTTGTATCAGTTTGGGGTTAGAAGTGCTTTTAAGATAAGAAGAAAAATTTTTACCTAACTCTGCTCGGTATTGTAACGGCAAAAAAACGTATTTTTTACCTGTCCAAATATAAAAAAAGACAGTATCGTTCCTAACAAAAGTACTGTCTATACTATATTCTAAAAAACCTTCATTTTGTCTTTGTGCTAAAATTTCTTTGACTTTTTTACTCCACATTAAAGTATCTGTGCGAGCAAGAGAAGAAAAATAATTTTTTTCAGACTCAGGAAATACTACTAACACTTTTTGACCAAAAGTATTGAAATACACCATAAAACTTATCAAAGCTACGGGCATCCAATTCATACAAAGCAAAGGTATGTTCGAGTAAAGACTACTTTAAAATAACACATTTAGGGCAAAATTACTGTATCTAATTAAGTTTTTGTAGTTTTGAAAAGTGAAACTTTGGTTTTATACCTATCTAACTTGTTTGGCTGTTTTTTGTTCTGCTCAAATTTGGCAAAATGCTTATGACAGTGCCGTAAAATACCAAGAAAAACTTCAATTTGAACTATCAATAGATTGGGCGCTGAAAGCACTACACTTTTATGAGCAGCAAGTTAAGTACAAGGACACAACATATAGTAACATTCTTTCTAGGTTAGTAGAAAACTTCTATTATATTGGAGATTACGACCAAGCAGAAATGTATGCTAAACAAGACAGTGCTTGGGCTGCATCCTACCACAATTCTGTGAGATATGTTACATCTATATATAATTTATCACATGTATATGTGGCAAAATTTCGTTATTTAGAAGCACAAAAATTATTAGAATTAGCTAGGACTATTTTATTAGGGAATGACGGTGAAAAAAATTCAAATTATACCGATATTTGCGAACTTTTAAGTGAAGTTTATTCTGCACAAGGTTTATACAGTAAAGCGGAGGAGCTAGCAAAGGAATCTTTAGAGATAAAGTTATATCTGTACGGAGTGAATAATCCTAATTATGCTTATGCTCTTGAAAACATAGGAAAAATATTTAAGTTGCAAGGTAAATACGCCGAAGCAGAGATATATCTCAAAGAAAGCCTTCTTATTCTTGAAAAGGTATTAGGCAAAACATCCCAAGAATATGCCTTTTTGTGCAAACATTTAGCAGATTTGTATCAGGAGCAAGGGCGCTATGAAGAAAGTCAAACACTTTTTCAGCAGGCAAGGCAAATTCTTTCTATGACAATAGGTAAGGAAACCGTTCCTTACGCTGTAGTTTGTAACGATTTAGGAAATTTGTACTATAACAAAGAACTATACACCCAAGCAGAAAGCTTATACGTGGAAGCTATGGATATTCAGCATAAGATTTTAGGCGAGCATCCTGAATATGCTACTACCTGTGCTAATCTTGCTAATGTATATGCGGCTAAAAAGCAGTACAGCAAGGCAGAAGATATGCTCAAAAAAGCTATGAAAATTACAGTTGCGGTAACTGGTAAAGAAAATTTTTTGTATCCTGTGCTTTGCCACAATTTAGCTCGAATTTACCAATACCAAAAACGTTACATTGAAGCAGAAAATTTATTTCAAGAATCAGTGGATATTATTCGTAGTACATTTGGAAATACTTACCCTTATTACACGAAAATACGGCATAGTTTAGCTAAAATGTACCACGAAAAACAAGAGTACGATAAAGCTGAACTTATCTATGAAGAAGTTACTCAAATCAAATCTAGAGAAATTCAGGAAAATTTCAAAAACCTTTCTGAAGTCGAAAAAGAGCAATACATACAAGCGAATATAGCAGATTATATAAATGATTTTCAGTGCTTTGTGCTAAAAACTTATTTGCAACGACCTGCCGTTACTGCTCACGGCTATAACTTGATTTTGCAAACCAAAGGACTTATTTTACAAAGCATGGAAAAAATTAAACAACGGATATTGCAAAGCAATGACAATGAACTTAAAGATTTGTATTTGTTATGGAAAAATGCTAGAGAAATGTACGTAAAAAGTCAGAGTTTAACCCTTCAAGAACGCAAAAAAAGAAACATACAATTAGATAGTTTGTATCAAAAAGCAAATGAAATAGAAAAGAAACTTGCCATGAAAACACAAAGTTTATCAATTAACTTTGTTGATAACAAACCTTTGCAGTGGAAAGATATTCAATCGAAACTCAATCATCACCAAGCTGCTATTGAGGTTAGCAGAGTAACTGAAAATCAACGCACATACTATTTAGTGTTTGTAGTTAAAAAAAAATCTACTTACCCTGAATTGATTGTACTAAAAAATGGGGATTCTTTGGAAAAGGAGTACTATATCAACTATAAAAGAAGCATCATACATAAGTTTTATGACGAGTACAGCTACCTGGCTTATTGGAAACCTATACTCAAAGCGCTCAATGGCATAAAAACAGTCTATTTCTCAGCTGATGGGGTATACCACAAAATTAACCTTTGTACTCTACAAAATCCTGTAACAAAGAAGCATGTTTTAGACGAAATACAAATTATCTACGTAACCAAAACCAGTGATATTGTTCAAGAAAAAATTAGCTCTTCACAGCATCAAAAAAGTTATTTTATTGGCAATCCTAAATACCTCGTAGGTTTGTACACAAAAGGAAATGAGAAACCTGAAATATATTGGGAGTTTGACAACCTTGCCCCACTACCTGGCGCAGAAAAAGAAGTAACAGAGCTTAGCCTATATATACCTAATAGTTATGTGAGTACTAGTTATGAAGCTACTGAGGAGCAAGTTAAATCTATTAAGAATCCACGCGTGCTGCACATTGCTACTCATGGTTATTTCAAAAAAGGTCAATATCAAAGCAGTACGCAAGCTATGTTAAACGCAGGGCTACTATTTGCAGGCGTAGCGGACTACGATAAAATGGAAATTCGCCCTATAAACAAAGAGGATGGTAAATTAACTGCTTTCGAGGTAATGAACATGGAGTTAGATAGTACGGAGTTAGTAGTTTTATCAGCTTGTGAAACAGGCTTAGGGCAAGCTAGCCGAGAGGGAGTTTATGGGCTGCAACGAGCATTCAAGGTAGCTGGGGCAAAAATGATTATTATGAGTTTGTGGAAAGTGAATGATTTAGCTACTCAAGTTTTGATGAAAAATTTTTATCAAAATTGGTCTGTAAAAGGAATGTCTAAACGAAAAGCCTTTGAAATGGCGCAGAAACAAACACGTGAGCATTACAGAGAGCCATACTACTGGGGAGCTTTCATAATGATTGAATGAGATGCTTTTTACTTTTTATCTTTTGGTTTATTAAGCAGTTCAAGATTTCCTTTCGCTAGAGCAAAGTCTGGGGCTAATTTAAGACTTTCCTCAAAAGACTTTTTGGCTTCTTCATTTTTACTGATTTTCATTTGTAGCACACCTAATAAGTTCAAAGCTGCGGCTTTAATAGGTACAGATTGTGGTGGTTGGTTTTGTCCTACGTTAATGTTTATTTTTTCTTTTTCAGCAGCCGGATTATCTTGAATACTTTTAACTCGCTGCTCACATTCACCTACACGACCAAGGTTGTACTCTTCTACGGCACACTGATATTGATAGTAAAGTTTTTGAGTAATTTCAAATAATTTCTCATACTTAGCCAACGCAGCTTTGCTATCGCCCATGTTGGAGTAACTCATGGCTAAAAGTTCTAACATAGCTATGTTATTCGGCTGCTTTTGAACTACGAGTTCCGCGCTAAGTACCGCTTGACGTACCATACCACCTGTAAAATATAAACGTGAGAGAGTGTCTAACCACTTGACATTGCTATCTTTCGCATACTTGTAATGAATGGCTGTAATTGCAGTATAAAAATCTCCCATTGCTACGGCATTCGCATATACTCTTATGTCATAGTCTACGCTATCTTTGGGAGGTTTAACAGAGCTTGTAGCAGAATTCTGAACGGATGGTGCAGCATTATTTGAAGTATTTGTTTTTTTCTTTTGTGCAATTAAAAAAGTGCAGGAGCTAACAACAAAGAATAATACCAGTAGGAACTTTTTCATAGAGCTTTTTCAAATATAGACTTTGTCGCAAAAATAGTTTATTTTGTACATAAAGCAAATTATTGAACTTATGTTAGATTTATGAACGTGGTTTGGTTTTTTAGGTGTGCCGCTTACTGACGCAAGGTTTGTAGCATTCCGCACATAGCCCGCAGCACGCCGCCGTTATGGACTTTTGCCACAAGAGCACGCCAAAAAAAATTAAAATACAAAAAAGTAGCTTAAACGAAGTTTATCGTTTTTCCTGTAGGTTTATTGATTTTGTCAAACTTTTGTATATTAGCCTGCAAAATTAAAACGGTTATGCCAAGAAAAAAGAAAACTTTAATTCCCCCTAACGAAATACTAAGGGAATTCAAGTCTTACTACCCTGAGGTTGATCTTAGCCAAGTAATATGGACTTGGGAAGTACCTTTCAAAATTTACGAAGCAGAGTTCGTACACGAAGGAAAAGAGTACGAAGCAGAATTTACAGTTACAGGACATTGGCTACTTACAGAAGAGGAAATCAAACTTTCTGATGTACCTGAACACATCATAGAAACTGCCAAAGCTCGGTATGCTAAGGCTAAACTAGAAGAGGCAAGCAAGATTACTTACAGTAATGGAGATGTTTGTTACGAATTAGGTTTTACAGCAAAAGATAAGACTTTTGAAGTTCTATATCGTGAAGATGGTTTGTTTATTGGGCGTGGAAGAGAATTGTGATTTGCTCATTTAGAAAATAACACTTATATTTGCATAACTAACGCTTACAGTTTATGGCAAGTACAAGTAAAATGAATTTAGAAACTGCTAGGGGAGACACAGGCTTAGGCAAGGTAGATATTTTTGCAGAAAGCTGGGTAGATATTGTTTTTACAGGCAGAAATAAAGCCTACGGGGCGTATGATTTGAGAAGAAATTACAACCGTAACTTGATGATAGGGCTTGCCCTTGCCTTAGTTATATTTATTTTAGGTTTTCTCACTCCCAAAATTGCAGCACTTATTAAAGCCTCTCTCCCTGAAAAGA carries:
- a CDS encoding CHAT domain-containing protein yields the protein MKLWFYTYLTCLAVFCSAQIWQNAYDSAVKYQEKLQFELSIDWALKALHFYEQQVKYKDTTYSNILSRLVENFYYIGDYDQAEMYAKQDSAWAASYHNSVRYVTSIYNLSHVYVAKFRYLEAQKLLELARTILLGNDGEKNSNYTDICELLSEVYSAQGLYSKAEELAKESLEIKLYLYGVNNPNYAYALENIGKIFKLQGKYAEAEIYLKESLLILEKVLGKTSQEYAFLCKHLADLYQEQGRYEESQTLFQQARQILSMTIGKETVPYAVVCNDLGNLYYNKELYTQAESLYVEAMDIQHKILGEHPEYATTCANLANVYAAKKQYSKAEDMLKKAMKITVAVTGKENFLYPVLCHNLARIYQYQKRYIEAENLFQESVDIIRSTFGNTYPYYTKIRHSLAKMYHEKQEYDKAELIYEEVTQIKSREIQENFKNLSEVEKEQYIQANIADYINDFQCFVLKTYLQRPAVTAHGYNLILQTKGLILQSMEKIKQRILQSNDNELKDLYLLWKNAREMYVKSQSLTLQERKKRNIQLDSLYQKANEIEKKLAMKTQSLSINFVDNKPLQWKDIQSKLNHHQAAIEVSRVTENQRTYYLVFVVKKKSTYPELIVLKNGDSLEKEYYINYKRSIIHKFYDEYSYLAYWKPILKALNGIKTVYFSADGVYHKINLCTLQNPVTKKHVLDEIQIIYVTKTSDIVQEKISSSQHQKSYFIGNPKYLVGLYTKGNEKPEIYWEFDNLAPLPGAEKEVTELSLYIPNSYVSTSYEATEEQVKSIKNPRVLHIATHGYFKKGQYQSSTQAMLNAGLLFAGVADYDKMEIRPINKEDGKLTAFEVMNMELDSTELVVLSACETGLGQASREGVYGLQRAFKVAGAKMIIMSLWKVNDLATQVLMKNFYQNWSVKGMSKRKAFEMAQKQTREHYREPYYWGAFIMIE
- a CDS encoding PepSY-like domain-containing protein, with amino-acid sequence MPRKKKTLIPPNEILREFKSYYPEVDLSQVIWTWEVPFKIYEAEFVHEGKEYEAEFTVTGHWLLTEEEIKLSDVPEHIIETAKARYAKAKLEEASKITYSNGDVCYELGFTAKDKTFEVLYREDGLFIGRGREL